The window CCTTGCTCCCTTACACAACCCTGCAAATATTATGGGAATCGAGGCTTGTAAGGCTCTTATGCCGAAAACTCCGATGGTTGCGGTTTTTGATACGGCCTTCCATCAAACAATGCCGGCAGAAAACTATATCTATGCTCTTCCCTACGAGTATTACGAAAAATATAAGATACGCCGCTACGGTTTCCACGGAACATCACACCGCTTTGTTTCGGAAAAAGCCTCCGAAACCCTCAAAAATAATTCGGCCGATTTTAAGGTTATTACCTGCCACTTAGGAAACGGTTCCAGCTTGGCCGCTATCAAGGGCGGAAAATGTGTAGATACCTCGATGGGACTTACCCCCCTTGAAGGTTTAGTCATGGGAACCCGCTCAGGAGACCTAGACCCTGCAATTCTTCCCTTTATAATGAACAAGGAAAAACTTTCAGCCGATGAAATGAGCAATGTTTTAAACAAAAAATCCGGCGTTTTTGGTATTTCCGGTGTAAGCAGCGACTTCCGTGATATTGAAACCGCTGCAAAAGAAGGAAATAAGAGGGCTCAGCTTGCCTTGGATGTATTCTGCAACAGGGTTAGAAAGTACATAGCTTCTTATGCAGCCCAGCTCGGCGGAGTGGATGCTCTGGTATTTACAGCCGGCATAGGTGAAAACTCTATCGAGCTTAGAGAAAAAATCTGTCACGGTTTGGAATTCCTCGGTGTTGAACTCGATTCCGAGAAAAACAAGGTAAGGGGAAAACTTACCGATGCAAGTAAGGCCTCATCAAAGGTCAAGGTTCTTATCATTCCTACAAATGAAGAACTTATGATTGCTAAGGATACGATGGCTTTGGTAAAATAAAGCTCTTTCAAGTAAAAAAACGGCAGGTTTTGTTTAAAACCCGCCGTTTTTTAATCAGCTTTTATCTGTAAGATAAAAACGCTAAACCTTATTCTACAACAGCAACCAAATCATTTGATTTTAAAATCAAATGATCTACACCGTCAATTTGAATTTGAGTTCCGGCATATTTGTCGTGAATAACTTTTTGACCGACTGAAACCTTAATCTTTTCTTTGTCGTCACCTACAGCCACAACAACACCTCTTTGTGTTTTTTCTTGAGCTGTGTCGGGAATGATGATTCCGCCGGCAGTTTTTGTTTCTACGGCATCCGGTTTTACTAAAACTCTGTCTCCTAAGGGTTTAACTTTCATCAAAAGACCTCCTGAAAAATTAAAAGAACACAAAAAGCAGTATTTGTGCCTTTTTGGCACTCTTTTTTGTGTTTTATTTCGGGTTGTGTCATTTCAATACATAAGTCCCGAATACCATAAAATATAAGAAAAAAGAGCTAAAAAGGCAATAGGTTTTGCTCATTTTTGGTGCCGGATGTTGAATTTTATAAGTCTATATCGAATATAAACTTATAGTTTTAACTCTCTTTTTTTTGATGGTTTAAAAATATTTTTTGAATATTCGGCTTTTAGCATGGTTTTTGCTTGTATATACCGGAGGTCAAAAAGACTTCCCAATTTTATACAAGGAGTTAAGTTATGTATAACAGGACAAAAAATAATTATGACGCAGAAATGAACTCGTTGGCTACTTATTTAAAAGAAATCAATCAGATACCGCTTTTAACAGCTGAAGAAGAAATAAAATATGCTAAACTCGCCGAAAAGGGAGATGAAGATGCCAAAAATATGTTGGTAAATTCAAACCTCCGATTTGTTGTAAATGTAGCAAAAAAATATCAAAACCAAGGTCTTCCCCTTATGGATCTTATCAGCGAAGGAAATATAGGCTTGATGAATGCCGCCGAAAGATTCGATGTTTCAAAGGGCTATAAATTTATTTCTTACGCTGTTTGGTGGATTAAACAATCTATCTTAAAAGCTATTTGCGAAAAATCAAGGATGATACGCCTTCCCTTAAACAGGGCAAACGAGCTTGTTCAAATAGAAAAGGCTAAAAAAGAAATCGACTTTTCGGGAAACGAAACTAAGGAACTTAATGAGATTGCAGGCATCTTAAATATGGACAATTCTATGGTTCACACAATTATGAATGCAGCCAGAGAGCCTATTTCCATAGATGCTCCCGTTTTTGATGAGCCCGGAAGCTCCAGTGTAAACGACTTTTTACAGGACGAAACTCACCAAATGCCTGAAGACTACGCAATGGATATGAGCCTTAGAGATGAGGTAAACGAGCTTCTTAAAAACCTTGACGATAGGGAAGCTGAGATAATACGTTATCGTTTTGGGCTTGGCGGTTATGCTCCTCTTTCGTTAAAAGAGGTAGGGCTTATCTTTAATCTTACAAAAGAAAGAATACGCCAGATTGAAAAAAAGGCCTTGCAGCAGCTTAAAAAGCCTGCCGAAAAACAGAAACTTGCCGTTTACGTTGCGTAAACAATTTACGTCGCGTAAACGCGCTTTATATAAAAATTGGTTCCATGCGATTAAATTAGGGCTGCTGAAAAGCAGCCCTTTTTTGTAAGCTAAACCGGATTTTACTCCATAATGTACAAGACGGTTTCCATGTTGCCGCCTCGCAGGCTGTGTTTTTTTAAGACGGCATCCTTATTTTGCTTACAGAATATTTTTTCGAATTCTTTTTTGCTTGTGATAAAGCCCAGCTTCCAGTTCGGGAAATGCTGAGGTATTTCGGCCATCCGTTTATAAAGCTCAAAGGCTTCTTCCTCGCTTCCGAGCCTTTCGCCGTAGGGCGGATTCGATAAAAGGATGCCGCTGTCGTATGGGGCTTCCAGTTCAGAAAAGTCCGATTGAATAAAGTCGGGACGTTCTATGTGATGGGTAATGCCTGCTGCATGAAGTTCCCTTCCTGCGATGATGCAGGCTCTTTCGGCATTGGCCTTTGAAAGAGAAACTGCTTCTTCCGAAATATCAGAGCCCGTTATCCTTGCAAGGCAGTCGGTGCGTACCTCCGAGGCAGCTCTTTCTTTTTCTTCCTTTAAGACGGCTTCTATTTTTTCTTTTTCAAAACAGATAAAGTTTTCAAAGGCAAAGTGACGGGCAATCCCGGGCGGAATATTATAGGCATACCAAGCGGCTTCAATCGGAATAGTCCCGGAGCCGCAAAAAGCATCGTGGAGGGGGATTTTTCTTTTCCATTGCATTAGCTGAATTAAGACGGCTGCCAATGTTTCCCTCATGGGGGCGGCCCCTCCGCTTAAACGGTAACCCCTTCTATAAAGAGGTTCCCCGGATAAGTCCAGACAGACATAGACATTGTTGTTTTCTATATAAATGCGGATCATAAAACGGGTTCCGGTTTCCGGCAGGGAATGCATATTCCATTTTTTGCACAGCTTGTCGCAGACAGCCTTGTGGACGATGGATTGAACGGCATGTTCCGAAGAAAGCTTGGACTTATATGTTCTTACCTTGTCGATTGTAATTCGGGCATCTCGCGGAAAATAGTTGTGCCAGTCTATCGAAAAGACCAAATCAAAAAGGTCATCAAAATTTTCGGCCTTTGCGGTATTTATAAGCATAAAAACCCTGTCGGCTGTGCGTAAAAAATAATTTGCCTTAAAAAAAGCTAAAAGAGGTTCAGCTTCGGCTGAAGTAAAAAATACCCTTCCGGGTAACCTATTGTAAGGTTTAAAACCTAAAAGTTTTAGTTCCCTTGTAAGTACAGGTTCTGCACCTACGGCGCATAGTGCAATAAAATCATTCATAAGTGTTTTGCAGTATAGCATTTTTTTAAAATTTTTTATATACTGTAAATCATGAAATAATCGTTATAAAATAATCTAATTAAATTGGAGAATATATGAAAAACCTTAAAAAAATCTTGACAGCCGCTTTGGCTTTTTTGCTTATTTTTTCTTTTTTAGTCTCTTGTAAAACAAAGGATTCAAATTCGCAGGCTGACGGCGAATCGAAAGCCGTTTTAATAAAACATCCTGAAAGGATGTTTTGGGAAGTAAAAAAAGGAGATGCTTCAATCTATGTTTTGGGTACAATCCATGTTGCAGACAAGGATTTTTATCCATTGGAAGATAAGATACTGGAAGCCTTCGATAAGGCCGATAGACGGGTCAGTGAATTGGGCGGCAAAAAAGAAATGGAAATGGTTCAGGAAAAATTACAAATTAAGATGCTTCAACATTTTAATATTAGTCCCGAAAAAGATTTGTCTAATTTTTTGTCCGAAGATAAAATAAACGTTGTTAAACAAGAATTGGGAGAAAACATTGCCGTTCCTCTATTTAAATTTAATCCATGGATTCTTACAATCGCTTTAAATCAAGTACTGTATACAAAGGCCGGATTAGATCCTCAAAACGGTATAGATATGCATCTTTTAAACCGTGCCGGTAAGAAAAACATTGAAGCCCTTGAAAGCATTGATGAACAGCTGGATCTTTTATCTTCAGGAACTTTTGAAGAACAGCTAAAGGCTCTTAAAGAAACTATAAAAGAATTACAAAATACGGATAAAGCGATTGACTGGCTTACAAAGTTAAAAAAGCTTTATTTGGAAAACAATACCGAGGAATTAAAAGATTTTATAGGTTCTCTTTTGGATATGAGCGACGGTATATCTCAAGATGCTCTTTTAAAAGATCGAAATATTGTTTGGGCTGACAAATTTGAAGAATATCTTAATAAAGGCGGAACAACCTTTGTGTTTGCAGGCCTTGCTCACTTTTTAGGAGAGGACAGCGTATTTGAACAAATGAGGATCAAAGGAATTTTAGAATAGAATGAAAAAGTTGCTTGTTTTTGTAGTTTTAATGCTTTGCTTTTTGTCATGCAAGACAAAGCAAATTCAGCCTAAAATTGAAGGAGCTTATATACAGCTTACCGACAAGGCTCAAATCTCTTTTAAGGACCTTCCATGTACTGTCTTTTTTTCGGATGGGACTGAGGAAAAACATCTTACGAATGAAGACGGAAAGGTTGTAGTTCAAGTTATTGAGGGCCGTATAATAACCAAAGTTGTCTATGATTTTTCGGATTATAAAAGACCTAAGGGAAAACTTTTGGCAAAGGAAGAGTTTTCAATAATAAGAAAACT of the Treponema denticola ATCC 35405 genome contains:
- a CDS encoding co-chaperone GroES — encoded protein: MKVKPLGDRVLVKPDAVETKTAGGIIIPDTAQEKTQRGVVVAVGDDKEKIKVSVGQKVIHDKYAGTQIQIDGVDHLILKSNDLVAVVE
- a CDS encoding acetate/propionate family kinase, producing the protein MKILVINCGSSSLKYQLIDMTNEDVLVKGLVERIGIEGSRIKHEKKGMDAVLIEEKMNDHKRAIQLVLEALIDKNHGVVKSMDEITAVGHRVVHGGEEFNKSVLLDDRVMAGIKECIDLAPLHNPANIMGIEACKALMPKTPMVAVFDTAFHQTMPAENYIYALPYEYYEKYKIRRYGFHGTSHRFVSEKASETLKNNSADFKVITCHLGNGSSLAAIKGGKCVDTSMGLTPLEGLVMGTRSGDLDPAILPFIMNKEKLSADEMSNVLNKKSGVFGISGVSSDFRDIETAAKEGNKRAQLALDVFCNRVRKYIASYAAQLGGVDALVFTAGIGENSIELREKICHGLEFLGVELDSEKNKVRGKLTDASKASSKVKVLIIPTNEELMIAKDTMALVK
- a CDS encoding TraB/GumN family protein — protein: MKNLKKILTAALAFLLIFSFLVSCKTKDSNSQADGESKAVLIKHPERMFWEVKKGDASIYVLGTIHVADKDFYPLEDKILEAFDKADRRVSELGGKKEMEMVQEKLQIKMLQHFNISPEKDLSNFLSEDKINVVKQELGENIAVPLFKFNPWILTIALNQVLYTKAGLDPQNGIDMHLLNRAGKKNIEALESIDEQLDLLSSGTFEEQLKALKETIKELQNTDKAIDWLTKLKKLYLENNTEELKDFIGSLLDMSDGISQDALLKDRNIVWADKFEEYLNKGGTTFVFAGLAHFLGEDSVFEQMRIKGILE
- a CDS encoding THUMP domain-containing class I SAM-dependent RNA methyltransferase; translation: MNDFIALCAVGAEPVLTRELKLLGFKPYNRLPGRVFFTSAEAEPLLAFFKANYFLRTADRVFMLINTAKAENFDDLFDLVFSIDWHNYFPRDARITIDKVRTYKSKLSSEHAVQSIVHKAVCDKLCKKWNMHSLPETGTRFMIRIYIENNNVYVCLDLSGEPLYRRGYRLSGGAAPMRETLAAVLIQLMQWKRKIPLHDAFCGSGTIPIEAAWYAYNIPPGIARHFAFENFICFEKEKIEAVLKEEKERAASEVRTDCLARITGSDISEEAVSLSKANAERACIIAGRELHAAGITHHIERPDFIQSDFSELEAPYDSGILLSNPPYGERLGSEEEAFELYKRMAEIPQHFPNWKLGFITSKKEFEKIFCKQNKDAVLKKHSLRGGNMETVLYIME
- a CDS encoding sigma-70 family RNA polymerase sigma factor; the encoded protein is MYNRTKNNYDAEMNSLATYLKEINQIPLLTAEEEIKYAKLAEKGDEDAKNMLVNSNLRFVVNVAKKYQNQGLPLMDLISEGNIGLMNAAERFDVSKGYKFISYAVWWIKQSILKAICEKSRMIRLPLNRANELVQIEKAKKEIDFSGNETKELNEIAGILNMDNSMVHTIMNAAREPISIDAPVFDEPGSSSVNDFLQDETHQMPEDYAMDMSLRDEVNELLKNLDDREAEIIRYRFGLGGYAPLSLKEVGLIFNLTKERIRQIEKKALQQLKKPAEKQKLAVYVA